A region from the Bactrocera dorsalis isolate Fly_Bdor chromosome 1, ASM2337382v1, whole genome shotgun sequence genome encodes:
- the LOC105231147 gene encoding V-type proton ATPase subunit S1, translated as MQKHFIGILVLSVLVTAAQCGPVLIWHAEVQPKSVFPRISQHEFINEIKPLLETKMVAAFLYKTLTLKSFRCEGCFPFLSQQTQAFFYANVERPERALLTLNVTAHLKATNEGNLDAPLSCRVGALYTISLDVLSRAQNPMRSCDDVIKAITDASGCGEVAYLFLGTQGESDEPIGHLHQHNQLSFYFTEFQTQTADEVETIHLQSMNVSGTDPILTVEFQANNTNASLTFSVLLSNGYFEIKSFKYNETQYYVTDLYAPQTSSYSCGKISLHNDKEAIILKRVQLQYDKDTRVGDFRFKDAWTCEAFTSPAIISGIFITAILLTALSVGIGMLMSVQSPTKYESATGRNLYIHVRD; from the exons ATGCAGAAGCATTTCATTGGAATTCTTGTACTTTCTGTGCTTGTGACCGCAGCACAATGTGGACCCGTTTTGATTTGGCATGCTGAAGT CCAACCGAAATCTGTGTTTCCAAGAATAAGTCAACATGAATTTATTAACGAAATAAAACCGTTACTGGAGACGAAGATGGTCGCAGCCTTTCTATATAAAACG ctAACCTTAAAGAGTTTCCGTTGCGAAGGCTGCTTCCCATTTCTAAGTCAACAAACACAGGCATTCTTCTACGCTAATGTTGAGCGACCTGAAAGAGCTCTTTTAACTCTAAATGTCACAGCACATTTAAAGGCTACCAACGAAGGAAATTTGGATGCTCCTTTATCGTGTAGAGTTGGGGCGTTATATACGATCTCATTGGATGTATTAAGCAGAGCGCAAAATCCAATGAGAAGTTGCG ATGATGTCATAAAAGCCATAACGGATGCCTCAGGCTGCGGAGAAGTTGCCTACTTGTTCTTGGGTACTCAAGGTGAATCAGATGAACCAATCGGCCATCTTCACCAACACAACCAGCTCTCATTTTATTTCACGGAATTTCAGACGCAAACTGCAGACGAAGTAGAAACTATCCATTTGCAGAGTATGAACGTGTCCGGCACGGATCCCATATTGACAGTTGAGTTTCAAGCGAATAACACAAATGCCTCGCTGACCTTCAGTGTACTACTTAGCAATGGTTACTTCGAGATAAAATCGTTTAAATACAACGAAACGCAATATTACGTAACTGATCTGTATGCACCGCAAACCTCGTCGTATTCATGTGGTAAAATATCACTCCATAATGATAAGGAggcaattatattaaaaaggGTGCAATTGCAATATGATAAAGACACACGTGTTGGTGATTTCAGGTTTAAGGATGCCTGGACATGTGAAGCCTTCACATCGCCTGCCATTATATCTGGTATTTTTATCACTGCCATACTACTCACTGCTTTGTCCGTCGGTATTGGTATGCTGATGAGTGTGCAGTCACCAACTAAGTACGAATCGGCAACCGGACGTAATCTTTATATACACGTTAGAGATTGA